One genomic region from Streptomyces sp. NBC_00582 encodes:
- a CDS encoding RICIN domain-containing protein has translation MKSLSSLPGPTAPTRRRTISSVAVLLTALATTLIPVAPAEAANTGVTVDFATAGGAPTYHASGMIYGMTPNGSLPQDHFFKDIKWHFMRAGGAQLNSGGYGSSLAGYQTRWNSTLAQYKRTAALGGTFVLLPHDLWGADATTTQGWPGDNGDWTLFDNFVTQLINDVRANNMTVQWDLWNEPDGSNFWGPSQTRYLQMWSRFYARVRAAFPNQLIVGPSIAGQPNSSNTWWTTYLNYVKANNVAPDIYSWHDEPGDPVTDVGRANSTLATAGLTNTRPYQINEYATLSMQSPGGGAWFMGRLERAGADGLRGNWGGGTNLHDYEANLLTKNSAGQYLPLGEWFMYRYYGSQTGNIVNLVPGTGTDGLATKDNTAKNAKILLGSNGNTGTVTVNLTGLNTTSVVESGKVRAVVQRVPYNNGAAVTGPETISDTTLNVGDNTASVSIPWSNAKDGYTVTLLPPSNTTISTVAVSENSGQCLDDTNLSTANNTQYQQWNCEGGYQQMLDLKPVSGKTNTYTVVNELSGKCLDVSAASTADGAAVIQYTCNGATNQQFTLNPVTALGHGNDYQLVAVHSGKCVDVSNVSTTAGALVHQWTCDAASALGTKKNQIWRLLGKG, from the coding sequence ATGAAGTCGCTCTCCTCGCTCCCCGGACCGACCGCCCCCACCAGACGCCGGACGATCTCGTCCGTCGCCGTCCTCCTGACCGCCCTGGCCACGACCCTGATACCGGTGGCCCCCGCCGAGGCCGCGAACACCGGCGTCACCGTCGACTTCGCCACCGCCGGCGGCGCCCCGACGTACCACGCCTCCGGCATGATCTACGGCATGACGCCGAACGGCTCACTCCCGCAGGACCACTTCTTCAAGGACATCAAGTGGCACTTCATGCGGGCCGGCGGCGCGCAACTCAACAGCGGTGGCTACGGCAGCAGCCTCGCCGGCTACCAGACCCGCTGGAACTCCACGCTGGCCCAGTACAAGCGGACCGCCGCGCTGGGCGGCACGTTCGTCCTGCTCCCGCACGACCTGTGGGGCGCCGACGCCACCACCACCCAGGGCTGGCCCGGCGACAACGGTGACTGGACACTGTTCGACAACTTCGTCACCCAGCTCATCAACGACGTCCGCGCCAACAACATGACCGTCCAGTGGGACCTGTGGAACGAGCCCGACGGCAGCAACTTCTGGGGTCCCTCGCAGACCCGGTATCTGCAGATGTGGTCGCGGTTCTACGCCAGGGTCCGGGCCGCGTTCCCGAATCAGCTCATCGTCGGGCCCAGTATCGCGGGCCAGCCGAACTCGTCCAACACGTGGTGGACGACGTACCTGAACTACGTCAAGGCGAACAACGTCGCCCCCGACATCTACAGCTGGCACGACGAGCCGGGCGACCCGGTCACGGACGTCGGCCGCGCCAACTCCACCCTCGCCACGGCCGGGTTGACCAACACCCGCCCGTACCAGATCAACGAGTACGCCACCTTGTCCATGCAGTCCCCGGGCGGCGGCGCCTGGTTCATGGGCCGCCTCGAGCGGGCCGGTGCGGACGGGCTGCGCGGCAACTGGGGCGGGGGCACGAACCTGCACGACTACGAGGCCAACCTGCTCACCAAGAACAGCGCCGGCCAGTACCTGCCCCTCGGCGAGTGGTTCATGTACCGCTACTACGGCTCCCAGACCGGCAACATCGTCAACCTCGTCCCGGGTACCGGAACCGACGGCCTCGCCACCAAGGACAACACCGCCAAGAACGCCAAGATCCTGCTGGGCAGCAACGGCAACACCGGCACGGTCACCGTCAACCTCACCGGCCTGAACACCACGTCGGTGGTGGAGAGCGGCAAGGTCCGCGCGGTCGTCCAGCGGGTCCCCTACAACAACGGTGCCGCAGTGACCGGCCCCGAGACGATCTCCGACACCACCCTGAACGTCGGCGACAACACCGCCTCGGTCAGCATCCCCTGGAGCAATGCCAAGGACGGCTACACCGTCACCCTGCTCCCGCCGTCCAACACCACGATCTCCACGGTCGCGGTCAGCGAGAACAGCGGGCAGTGCCTGGACGACACCAACCTGAGCACCGCCAACAACACCCAGTACCAGCAGTGGAACTGCGAGGGCGGCTACCAGCAGATGCTCGACCTCAAGCCGGTGAGCGGCAAGACGAACACCTACACCGTCGTCAACGAGCTCAGCGGCAAGTGCCTCGACGTCTCAGCGGCGTCCACCGCCGACGGCGCCGCCGTCATCCAGTACACCTGCAACGGCGCCACCAACCAGCAGTTCACCCTCAACCCCGTCACAGCGCTCGGCCACGGCAACGACTACCAACTCGTCGCCGTCCACAGCGGCAAGTGCGTCGACGTCAGCAACGTCTCGACCACGGCCGGCGCGCTGGTCCACCAGTGGACCTGCGATGCGGCGAGCGCCCTCGGCACCAAGAAGAACCAGATCTGGCGCCTTCTGGGCAAGGGCTGA
- a CDS encoding carbohydrate ABC transporter permease encodes MIRSRRRTGTKTTIGVLLTGIMLFPLYWMVNVSFTRDQDMRKSPPDLFPVHGTLAGYRTVLDEQLPYLGTSLVIGLGTVVLTVALSAPAGYALAKLRPRGGGLLNFLLLAAQMIPGIIMAMGFYAIYLQLGLLQSVPGLIVADSTLAVPFGVLIFTAFMNGIPGELLQAATTDGAGPLRTFWSIVLPISRNAVVTVSLFAFLWSWSDFVFASTLVNGGVHEPITLGIYHYIGNNNQQWNAIMATAVVASLPAAVILVLAQRYVAAGVTAGAVKD; translated from the coding sequence ATGATCCGAAGCCGCAGACGCACGGGGACGAAGACCACGATCGGCGTCCTGCTGACCGGGATCATGCTCTTCCCGCTCTACTGGATGGTCAACGTGTCCTTCACCCGCGACCAGGACATGCGCAAGAGCCCGCCCGACCTCTTCCCCGTCCACGGCACTCTCGCCGGCTACCGGACCGTCCTCGACGAGCAACTGCCCTACCTCGGCACCAGCCTCGTCATCGGCCTGGGCACCGTCGTCCTGACCGTCGCCCTGTCCGCGCCCGCCGGCTACGCCCTCGCCAAGCTGCGCCCGCGCGGCGGCGGCCTGCTGAACTTCCTCCTGCTGGCCGCCCAGATGATCCCCGGCATCATCATGGCGATGGGTTTTTACGCCATCTACCTCCAACTCGGCCTGCTCCAGTCCGTGCCCGGTCTGATCGTCGCCGATTCCACCCTCGCCGTCCCCTTCGGCGTCCTCATCTTCACCGCGTTCATGAACGGCATCCCCGGCGAACTCCTCCAGGCCGCCACGACCGACGGCGCCGGACCACTGCGCACCTTCTGGTCCATCGTCCTGCCGATCAGCCGCAACGCCGTCGTCACCGTGTCCCTGTTCGCGTTCCTGTGGTCCTGGTCCGACTTCGTCTTCGCCAGCACCCTCGTCAACGGCGGCGTCCATGAGCCGATCACCCTCGGCATCTACCACTACATCGGCAACAACAACCAACAGTGGAACGCCATCATGGCCACCGCCGTCGTGGCCTCGCTGCCGGCCGCGGTCATCCTCGTCCTGGCCCAGCGCTACGTCGCCGCCGGTGTGACCGCCGGTGCCGTCAAGGACTGA
- a CDS encoding ATP-grasp domain-containing protein: protein MEASAPPILLLSPPRTSTAELLARAAAWRGYDVTDRATRAEGRRVHWYGGPRAAAHLAGPLGLGLLEPADDWLTRIPRPLLRRSVRLTTLAEARALRERAFVKPPSAKIDLLPAAVHEDGTSLPGALDGSTPVLVSGVVEFTAEYRLFVLDGVAVTGSRYAVHGRLDPAPLDTESRAFGRTVLDAMAATLPSAVCLDIGRLADGGWAVVEANMAWFAHCYAAEPDRVLDTVLRAAGPIAAVTERDRPYLSRSAARPEHVHD from the coding sequence ATGGAAGCCAGTGCCCCGCCCATCCTTCTGCTGTCCCCACCCCGCACCTCGACCGCCGAACTCCTCGCCCGGGCAGCGGCCTGGCGTGGCTACGACGTGACCGACCGGGCGACACGTGCCGAAGGACGCCGGGTGCACTGGTACGGAGGCCCCCGTGCCGCCGCGCACCTTGCCGGCCCGCTGGGCCTCGGGCTGCTGGAACCGGCCGACGACTGGCTGACGCGGATACCGCGCCCCCTCCTGCGGCGCTCGGTACGGCTCACCACCCTCGCCGAGGCCCGGGCGCTGCGGGAACGAGCCTTCGTCAAGCCGCCCTCGGCCAAGATCGACCTGCTGCCCGCCGCCGTGCACGAGGACGGGACCAGCCTGCCGGGGGCGCTCGACGGCTCCACGCCGGTCCTGGTGAGCGGGGTGGTGGAGTTCACCGCCGAGTACCGGCTGTTCGTCCTCGACGGGGTGGCCGTCACCGGAAGTCGCTACGCCGTCCACGGACGCCTCGACCCGGCGCCCCTGGACACCGAAAGCCGTGCCTTCGGCCGCACGGTACTCGACGCCATGGCCGCCACTCTGCCCAGTGCGGTCTGCCTGGACATCGGTCGGCTCGCCGACGGCGGCTGGGCCGTGGTCGAGGCCAACATGGCGTGGTTCGCCCACTGCTACGCCGCCGAACCGGACCGCGTCCTCGACACGGTACTCCGCGCCGCCGGACCGATCGCCGCGGTCACCGAGCGGGACAGGCCGTACCTGAGCAGGTCGGCGGCCCGTCCGGAACACGTTCACGACTGA
- a CDS encoding amylo-alpha-1,6-glucosidase: MTAAPPGPAFSVHDIPFSTYGSWFDISPVVAEKTYAEDLHLVSHQNGMHAVLRLAPLDPATGGRAETHVEATPGLLSWIGDGGRVDLAYESPDTVRLRGSGPSFGVFAAARTLTPFSGTYFFHDPAAGAHVFTSYETGRRYRVTLLSGTIVEAVGDQALGSADRGVRVAADPDAAWEIAVEELDTARPPYSSAATFDDIVESARGAYADFVDAVAPWRSPATPAAELAAYVVWSATVRPTGLVTRPGVLMSKHWMDKVWSWDHCFNALALAPGCPELALDQFHLPFDHQDDSGALPDSVTHSEVLRNFVKPPIHGWAFGRLRRRLPTPPGRAELSLAYARLERWTDFWLTARRAPGTELPYYQHGNDSGWDNATTFDPARVVVTADLAAFLVLQLHELAALAEELDRPDEADRWTRVADQIRTALLDQLWTGDRFVARGAGTGDTWSSAGLLDLMPIALGEHLPDEVSGTLADHIKAHLTPYGLATERTTSPHYLADGYWRGPIWAPATVLVEDGLRRAGHHRLADDISARFRALCETHGFAENFDALTGTGLRDRAYTWTASSYLLLAEAYAHRDGH, encoded by the coding sequence ATGACCGCCGCCCCGCCCGGCCCGGCCTTCTCGGTCCACGACATCCCGTTCAGCACCTACGGATCCTGGTTCGACATCTCGCCCGTGGTGGCGGAGAAGACCTACGCCGAAGACCTCCACCTCGTCTCGCACCAGAACGGCATGCACGCCGTCCTGCGCCTCGCACCGCTCGACCCCGCGACAGGCGGGCGCGCCGAGACCCATGTCGAGGCGACACCGGGTCTGCTCAGCTGGATCGGCGACGGCGGACGCGTCGACCTCGCGTACGAGTCCCCGGACACCGTACGGCTACGGGGAAGCGGACCGAGCTTCGGAGTCTTCGCCGCCGCACGCACCCTCACGCCGTTCAGCGGCACGTACTTCTTCCACGACCCGGCCGCCGGCGCCCATGTGTTCACGTCGTACGAGACCGGTCGCCGCTACCGTGTGACCCTGTTGTCCGGAACCATCGTGGAGGCGGTCGGAGACCAGGCCCTGGGCAGCGCCGACCGTGGTGTCCGCGTGGCCGCGGACCCCGACGCGGCCTGGGAGATCGCCGTCGAGGAACTCGACACCGCCCGCCCGCCGTACAGCTCCGCGGCGACCTTCGACGACATCGTGGAGTCCGCTCGGGGCGCCTACGCGGACTTCGTCGACGCGGTGGCCCCCTGGCGCTCGCCCGCCACCCCGGCTGCCGAACTCGCCGCCTACGTCGTCTGGTCGGCGACGGTACGCCCGACGGGCCTGGTCACCCGGCCCGGCGTGCTGATGTCCAAGCACTGGATGGACAAGGTCTGGAGCTGGGACCACTGCTTCAACGCCCTTGCCCTGGCGCCCGGTTGCCCGGAGCTGGCCCTGGACCAGTTCCATCTCCCCTTCGACCACCAGGACGACAGCGGCGCCCTGCCCGACTCCGTCACCCACTCCGAGGTCCTCCGCAACTTCGTCAAGCCACCCATCCACGGCTGGGCCTTCGGCCGGCTGCGCCGCCGACTGCCGACACCCCCCGGCCGGGCCGAACTGAGCCTGGCGTACGCCCGTCTGGAACGCTGGACCGACTTCTGGCTCACCGCGCGCCGCGCCCCCGGCACCGAACTGCCCTACTACCAGCACGGCAACGACAGTGGCTGGGACAACGCCACCACCTTCGACCCCGCACGCGTGGTCGTCACCGCGGACCTGGCAGCCTTCCTCGTCCTCCAGCTGCACGAACTCGCCGCCCTCGCTGAGGAGTTGGACAGACCGGACGAGGCGGACCGCTGGACGCGGGTGGCCGACCAGATACGGACAGCGCTGCTGGACCAGCTCTGGACCGGTGACCGGTTCGTCGCCCGCGGAGCCGGCACCGGGGACACCTGGAGCAGCGCCGGCCTCCTCGACCTCATGCCCATCGCGCTGGGCGAGCACCTGCCCGACGAGGTCAGCGGCACGCTGGCCGACCACATCAAGGCCCACCTGACCCCGTACGGCCTGGCCACCGAACGGACCACCTCACCCCACTACCTCGCCGACGGCTACTGGCGCGGTCCGATCTGGGCCCCCGCCACCGTCCTCGTCGAGGACGGCCTGCGCCGCGCCGGACACCACCGGCTGGCCGACGACATCAGCGCCCGATTCCGCGCCCTGTGCGAGACCCACGGCTTCGCCGAGAACTTCGACGCCCTCACCGGAACGGGCCTGCGCGACCGCGCCTACACCTGGACCGCCAGCAGCTACCTCCTGCTCGCGGAGGCGTACGCGCACCGGGACGGCCACTGA
- a CDS encoding helix-turn-helix transcriptional regulator, translating to MASLDAGLKIEAANADFFRHVARPSTEICGRSIYDVLHPSARNILPKHFTHLSNGHGSRFVERVVAMRGHDRVFSAEITGIAVKGEGDDLSGVVVLMSPEDEPADAAELPTQPTPMLTALDARILEGVATGASTIQLASRLYLSRQGVEYHVGLMLRRFKAPNRAALVSRAYSLGVLTAGSWPPRAVPEYVK from the coding sequence ATGGCGAGTCTGGACGCCGGCCTCAAGATCGAAGCGGCGAACGCCGACTTCTTCCGCCATGTGGCCCGGCCGTCCACGGAGATCTGCGGGCGCAGCATCTACGACGTCCTGCATCCGAGCGCCCGCAACATCCTCCCCAAACACTTCACCCATCTCTCGAACGGCCACGGCAGCCGCTTCGTCGAGAGAGTGGTCGCCATGCGCGGCCACGACCGTGTCTTCTCCGCGGAGATCACCGGCATAGCCGTCAAGGGGGAGGGAGACGACCTGTCAGGTGTCGTCGTCCTGATGAGCCCGGAGGACGAGCCGGCCGATGCGGCCGAGCTCCCCACCCAACCCACGCCGATGCTCACCGCCCTGGACGCCCGCATCCTGGAGGGCGTCGCCACCGGCGCCTCGACCATCCAACTGGCCTCGCGGCTCTACCTCAGCCGTCAGGGCGTGGAGTACCACGTCGGCCTGATGCTGCGACGCTTCAAGGCCCCCAACCGTGCCGCGCTCGTCTCCCGCGCCTATTCGCTGGGCGTCCTCACGGCCGGCAGCTGGCCGCCCCGTGCGGTGCCCGAGTACGTGAAGTGA